CTCGGAGCGGGCGTGGTCGGCGCGGGCAAACGGCTGGCACGGCGCCCGCTATGAGCGAGCTCCCCCGATTCCGTCCCGAGGTGCTGCGCGAGTACGCGTTGCTCGCCGACGGGGAGCGGGGCGCGCTGATCGGTCCGCACGGCGAGATCGTCTGGATGTGCGCCCCCCGGTGGGACTCCGGGGCGGTGTTCTCCACGCTGATCGGAGGAGCGGGCGTCTACGCGGTCTCACCCGGCGACCCCTGGTACGTCTGGGGCGGTTACTACGAGGAAACCACGCTGATCTGGAACTCCCGGTGGATGACCTCCTCCGGGGTGATCGAGTGTCGCGAGGCGCTGGCCTTCCCCGCCGACCCGCACACCGTCGTCGTGCTCCGCCGCGTCCGGGCCCTCGAAGGGCCCGCCGAGGTACGGGTCTGTCTCGACCCGCGCGCCGACTTCGGGCGGCACGGCCTCGGTTCGCTCTCCCGTGAAGGGGACGTGTGGACCGGCGGGGTCGGACCGCTGCACCTGCGCTGGTCGGGTGTGGAACAGGCCCGCCGGGTCGACGGCGGGCTGCTGACCACGCTGCGGGTTCCGCCCGGCTCCACCCACGACCTGGTGCTGGAGCTGTCCGATCGCCCACTTTCCGAGCACCCCGTGGTCGCCTCCCACGCGTGGGAGGCGACCGAGCACGGTTGGAGGAGCGGGGTTCCCGCGCTCGGCCGCGTGGTCGGGGAGCGGGACGCCCAGCACTCCTACGCCGTGCTGCGCGGGCTGACCAGTTCCGTCGGCGGGACGGTCGGGTCGGTGACCACTTCGCTGCCCGAACGGGCCGAGGCTGGGCGCAACTACGACTACCGCTACACCTGGATCCGCGATCAGTGCTACGTGGGGCAGGCGGTGGCCGTCGACGGGCCGCACCCGCTGCTGGACGACGCCGTGGAATTCGTCACCGCACGGCTGCTGGACGACGGCCCGGAGCTGCGCCCTGCGTACACGGTCACCGGAGGTCGGATGCCCGACATGCACAGGTTGCCGCGCGTGCACGGCTACCCGGGCGGCGGGAACCGGGTCGGCAACAGCGTGGCCGAGCAGTTCCAGCTCGACGTGTTCGGGGAGGCCCTGCTACTGCTGGCCGCGGCCGCGCGCCAGGACCGGCTGGACAGCAGGCACCGCCGCGCGATGGAGATCGCGGTGAACGCGATCGAGCGACGGTGGACCGAGCCCGACGCGGGGGTGTGGGAGCTCGCACCGGCACGCTGGGCACATTCCCGGCTGATCTGCGCCGCGGGGCTGCGCTCCTTCGCCGCGGTGGAGGTCACGGCCGCGCGGGCCGCGTCGTTGAGTTCCCTGGCCGACGCCCTCGTCGCCGACACCGACCGGGACTGCCTGCACCACTCCGGGCGTTGGCAACGCCGTCCGGACGACCCCGGTGTGGACGCGGCGCTGCTGCTCGCGGCGGTGCGTGGGGCCGTGCCCGCTTCCGACCCGCGCAGCACGGCCACGCTGCGCGCCGTGCGAGACGAGCTGACCCAGGACGGCTACGTCTACAGGTTCCGGCACGACCAGCGACCGCTGTACGAGGCGGAGGGGGCTTTCCTGCTCTGCGGTTTCCTCACGGCGCTGGCCACCCACCAGCAGGGGTGGGAAACCGAGGCGCGGGCGTGGTTCGAACGCAACAGGGCCGCCTGCGGCCCCGCGGGACTGTACTCGGAGGAGTACGACGTCAACCAGCGTCAGCTGCGGGGCAACCTTCCCCAGGCGTTCGTGCACGCGCTCATGTTCGAAACGGCCTCGGGCCTGGCGTCTCCCCGGGCGGAGCGCTGACCACCCTCGACAAGCACACCACGGCACGAACGAGGAGGACGGGATGAGCACGACGAGCGGACGTGGAGTCGCCGTGGTCACGGGCGGGACGGCTGGTGTCGGCCGGGCCGTCGTCCGCGCGCTCGCAGCCTCCGGCCACGACGTGGCGGTACTGGCCAGAGGACGTGCCGGGCTGGAGGGCGCCGTCGCCGACGTCGAGAGCGCGGGCCGCAGGGCGCTGCCACTGCCCACCGACGTCAGCGACCACCCGGCCGTGCACGAGGCGGCCCTGCGGGTCGAGGACACGCTCGGGGAGATCGACGTGTGGGTCAACGCGGCCTTCGTCGGGACGCTGACCTTCGCCACCGACAGCGACCCGAACGAGTTCCGACGGGTCACGGAGGTGAGCTACTACGGCCAGGTGCACGGGACCCTGACCGCGCTGGAGCGGATGCGTCCGCGCGACCGCGGGTTGATCGTCAACGTCTCCTCGGCCATGGCCTACCGGGCGATCCCGCTGCAGGCCGCCTACTGCGGGGCCAAGCACGCGGTGAAGGGATTCACCGAGTCGGTGCGGACCGAACTGGTGCACGAGCGCAGCGCGGTGAAGCTGTGCATGGTGCAGCTGCCCGGGCTGAACACGCCGCAGTTCAACTGGAACGCCTCGCGGATGCCGCGTCATCCGATGCCCGTACCGCCGATCTACCAGCCCGAACTGGCGGGCAGGGCGATCGCCTACCTGGCCGAACATCCCCGCAGCAACATGTGGGTCGGGATCTCCACCGCCTACACGATCCTGGGCGAGCGGCTGGCCCCCAAGCTGATCGACCTCTTCCTCGGGCGCACCGGGGTGGACTCGCAGCAGACCGACCGGCAACTGCCCCGCTGGGGCTCGAACCTGTTCGAACCGCGGGACGAGGAGGCCGACCGGGGCGCGCACGGCTCCTTCGACGAGCAGGCGCACTCCGGGGACCCGGTGCTGTGGATGTCGATGCGCAGGCGGGCGCTGCTGGCGGGGCTGGGTGGGGTCGCCGCCGTGTGCTCGGCCGTCACCGTCGGGGTGGCGCGTTGTCGTGGCAGGGTCTGAGAACCCTTCCGGGCGGGCCGCGGGTGTAGGCGCTCCACCACCCCGGGTACTCCACGCACGATCGGATCTCGCCCGGCTCACCGGGCCGCGAACGGGGGCTCCCGCCGTTCCGGTGGTACGGGCTCCGTGCACAGAATCCGTGGAGGGCACATGTCGGCGCAGTTGGCGGCTCAGTGGGTCACCGCGATCGGCAGCGCCGGGTCGCTGCTGGGTTTCGCGTCCTACGTGTGGATCATGCTGCTCAACCGCAGGGACGAGGCCGAGGTGCGCCAGGAGCAGGCCGCGCAGTCGGTGGCCGCCTGGATGGACAAGGGGGAGTACTACGACCACGACGGCTGGTTGGTCCTCTGCGTGTACAACGGCGGGGCCGCACCCGTGTTCAACGCGCACCTGCGCTTCAGCCTGCGGAACAGCGAGGACGACCACGAAACGACGCTGGCCATCGTGCCCCCGGGCAGGACCGCCCCCAAGGATCTGCCGTTCCGGCAGGATCAGGTCGACGAACAGGAGCTCTACTCCGCCCCCGCCGTGCCCGAGCTGAGATTCACCGACTCGCTCGGAACGGACTGGAAACGCGACAAGGGCGGCCAGGTCGAGCGGGTCGGCGGTGCCAAGCTGCGGCGCCGCCCACGACTGCGGAAGTAGTCCGCACGGGCACTCCGGAGCGGAAATGACGCCGGGGAGGTGTCGCGGACCGGAGGACACGGGTACCCGCGGGGAGACCGCACCCGCCGGTACGGGGCCGGTTCGGTGCGTCGAATCCCTTCGAAC
This genomic stretch from Actinopolyspora halophila DSM 43834 harbors:
- a CDS encoding glycoside hydrolase family 15 protein translates to MSELPRFRPEVLREYALLADGERGALIGPHGEIVWMCAPRWDSGAVFSTLIGGAGVYAVSPGDPWYVWGGYYEETTLIWNSRWMTSSGVIECREALAFPADPHTVVVLRRVRALEGPAEVRVCLDPRADFGRHGLGSLSREGDVWTGGVGPLHLRWSGVEQARRVDGGLLTTLRVPPGSTHDLVLELSDRPLSEHPVVASHAWEATEHGWRSGVPALGRVVGERDAQHSYAVLRGLTSSVGGTVGSVTTSLPERAEAGRNYDYRYTWIRDQCYVGQAVAVDGPHPLLDDAVEFVTARLLDDGPELRPAYTVTGGRMPDMHRLPRVHGYPGGGNRVGNSVAEQFQLDVFGEALLLLAAAARQDRLDSRHRRAMEIAVNAIERRWTEPDAGVWELAPARWAHSRLICAAGLRSFAAVEVTAARAASLSSLADALVADTDRDCLHHSGRWQRRPDDPGVDAALLLAAVRGAVPASDPRSTATLRAVRDELTQDGYVYRFRHDQRPLYEAEGAFLLCGFLTALATHQQGWETEARAWFERNRAACGPAGLYSEEYDVNQRQLRGNLPQAFVHALMFETASGLASPRAER
- a CDS encoding SDR family oxidoreductase, producing MSTTSGRGVAVVTGGTAGVGRAVVRALAASGHDVAVLARGRAGLEGAVADVESAGRRALPLPTDVSDHPAVHEAALRVEDTLGEIDVWVNAAFVGTLTFATDSDPNEFRRVTEVSYYGQVHGTLTALERMRPRDRGLIVNVSSAMAYRAIPLQAAYCGAKHAVKGFTESVRTELVHERSAVKLCMVQLPGLNTPQFNWNASRMPRHPMPVPPIYQPELAGRAIAYLAEHPRSNMWVGISTAYTILGERLAPKLIDLFLGRTGVDSQQTDRQLPRWGSNLFEPRDEEADRGAHGSFDEQAHSGDPVLWMSMRRRALLAGLGGVAAVCSAVTVGVARCRGRV